A stretch of the Perca flavescens isolate YP-PL-M2 chromosome 10, PFLA_1.0, whole genome shotgun sequence genome encodes the following:
- the srpx2 gene encoding sushi repeat-containing protein SRPX2, which produces MLLSRFVAVFILYFTAGSGTTVHDSYNDFVEEDHAPQLDYKNPHWCHSPGLTNGEVTCHSPRGGAHRSTLGTRCEMRCDQGYRLLGKSSIQCLASRRWSGTAYCRRMRCHVLPLIPHGRYTCTNGFMVDSRCDFTCDPGYRIEGQHSRTCERKGSWSGAQPDCEDTDPPKIKCPPSRLKVAEPGKLTAMVTWDPPAATDTADKSLDVILVGQEPGTDFKEGASIIRYKVYDQARNRAACKFIVRVEVRRCPDLPPPLHGFLTCSSDGNNYGATCEYQCEGGYERRGVSSRVCQFNRNWGGDPVECVPMEIKSDVKTVSALLDQFYEKRRLLIMSAPNISDPDYQLQNIMIQKSDCGLDLRHVTVIELLGSPPRETGRIKENLLSSEVIEGLRQAFRISRYYFSMLLLDKLGMDRERFITPMASDDLFSYIDTFLLDEEERERLELHRDFCD; this is translated from the exons ATGCTCCTCAGCCGCTTTGTTGCTGTGTTCATTTTATACTTCACAG CTGGCTCGGGGACCACAGTACATGACAGCTACAATGACTTTGTAGAAGAAGACCATGCCCCTCAACTAGACTACAAAA ATCCACACTGGTGTCATTCTCCGGGTCTGACCAATGGAGAGGTGACCTGCCACTCCCCTCGAGGCGGGGCCCATAGGAGCACGTTGGGCACCCGCTGTGAGATGAGGTGCGATCAAGGATACCGTCTGCTGGGGAAGAGCTCCATTCAGTGCCTCGCCAGCCGACGCTGGTCTGGGACTGCTTACTGCCGCA GGATGCGATGCCATGTGCTGCCCCTCATTCCTCACGGCAGATACACCTGCACTAATGGCTTCATGGTGGACTCCAGGTGCGACTTCACCTGCGACCCAGGCTATCGCATCGAGGGGCAACACTCACGCACCTGTGAGCGCAAGGGATCGTGGAGCGGAGCACAGCCAGATTGTGAAG ATACAGATCCTCCAAAGATCAAGTGTCCTCCATCCAGACTCAAGGTGGCCGAGCCTGGGAAACTCACTGCTATGGTGACCTGGGACCCCCCCGCTGCTACCGATACTGCTGATAAATCACTTGA CGTAATATTAGTAGGCCAGGAGCCTGGTACTGACTTTAAAGAGGGAGCAAGCATTATCCGATACAAAGTGTATGATCAAGCCAGGAACAGAGCGGCCTGCAAGTTTATTGTACGTGTTGAGG TGAGAAGATGTCCAGATCTGCCTCCACCTCTGCACGGCTTCCTCACCTGCTCCTCTGATGGGAATAACTATGGTGCAACATGTGAATACCAATGTGAGGGAGGATATGAACGGAGGGGCGTATCTAGTCGTGTCTGCCAGTTCAACCGCAACTGGGGAGGAGACCCTGTCGAGTGTGTTC CAATGGAGATTAAATCAGATGTAAAGACAGTCTCCGCTCTCCTGGATCAGTTCTATGAAAAGAGGAGGCTGCTGATCATGTCTGCGCCCAACATATCTGACCCAGACTACCAGCTGCAGAACATCATGATACaa AAATCAGACTGTGGATTAGACTTGCGGCATGTAACCGTAATCGAGCTCCTGGGCTCCCCGCCTCGTGAGACGGGTCGCATTAAAGAAAATCTGCTCAGCTCTGAAGTCATCGAGGGTTTGAG aCAAGCGTTCAGAATTTCCAGATATTACTTCAGCATGTTGCTGCTGGACAAGCTTGGAATGGACCGCGAACGCTTTATTACCCCGATGGCATCGGATGATCTGTTCTCCTACATCGATACTTTCCTGCTggatgaagaggagagagagaggctggagCTCCACAGGGACTTCTGTGACTAA
- the mid1ip1l gene encoding mid1-interacting protein 1-like, producing MMQISSDSASNKHSLINVMHRFIAAANNMDETIMVPSLLRDVPLEEQAASVMEHNNNPEPPCPIKQRDMYEHYLLLKSIKNDMEWGLLKREMSSGASFLEMAVKQEEQQPVTGDLLLDENSDLENQFHYHLRGLFGVLSKLTLQADHLTNRYKREIGGGNFMR from the coding sequence ATGATGCAGATCAGCAGCGACTCCGCCAGCAACAAGCACTCTCTAATCAACGTCATGCACCGCTTCATAGCAGCTGCCAACAACATGGACGAGACCATCATGGTGCCGAGCCTGCTGCGAGACGTGCCGCTGGAGGAGCAGGCGGCCAGCGTGATGGAGCACAACAACAATCCTGAACCACCGTGTCCCATCAAGCAGAGGGACATGTACGAGCACTACCTGCTCCTCAAGTCCATAAAGAACGACATGGAGTGGGGTCTGCTGAAGAGGGAGATGAGCAGCGGCGCCAGCTTCCTGGAGATGGCGGTGAAacaggaggagcagcagccgGTCACTGGGGACCTGCTTCTCGACGAGAACTCCGACCTGGAGAATCAGTTTCACTATCACCTCAGGGGACTGTTCGGAGTTCTGTCCAAGCTCACATTGCAAGCCGACCACCTCACCAACAGGTACAAGAGAGAAATCGGAGGAGGAAACTTCATGAGATAG
- the tspan6 gene encoding tetraspanin-6 encodes MSPPSRRLQTKPVITCLKTFLISYSLIFWFTGVILLAVGVWGKVSLEAYFSLASEESTNAPYVLIGTGAIIVIFGLFGCFATCRGSPWMLKLYAMFLTLVFLAELVAGVSGFIFRHEIKAKLGVAYKKAVKSYNSTDSSSIAVDAIQRTLHCCGVNNYTDWSDTAYFEKNGIPASCCKDNTNCSPETLKDLDKAGKEVYTTGCFSRVTHVMESNLGIIAGISFGIAFFQLIGIFLSCCLSRYITNNQYEMV; translated from the exons ATGTCGCCGCCGTCCCGACGGCTTCAGACGAAGCCAGTGATTACCTGCTTGAAGACTTTCCTCATCTCCTACAGCCTCATATTCTGG TTCACAGGCGTGATCCTGCTGGCTGTCGGCGTGTGGGGGAAGGTGAGCCTGgaggcctatttctctctggCCTCTGAGGAGAGCACCAATGCACCATATGTCCTCATCGGGACCGGAGCCATTATCGTTATTTTCGGCCTGTTCGGTTGCTTTGCTACATGCCGCGGCAGCCCATGGATGCTCAAACTG TATGCCATGTTTCTGACCTTGGTGTTCCTGGCTGAGCTCGTGGCCGGTGTCTCAGGCTTTATCTTCAGACATGAG ATCAAGGCCAAGTTAGGCGTTGCCTATAAAAAAGCTGTGAAGTCCTACAATAGcacagacagcagcagcattgcAGTTGACGCCATCCAGAGGACT TTGCATTGCTGCGGGGTGAACAATTACACTGACTGGAGTGACACAGCTTACTTTGAAAAGAATGGCATCCCTGCCAGCTGCTGTAAAGACAACACCAACTGCTCTCCAGAGACCCTGAAAGACCTCGACAAGGCTGGGAAAGAGGTGTACACAACG GGCTGCTTCTCACGGGTGACCCATGTGATGGAGTCCAACTTGGGAATCATCGCAGGGATTTCTTTTGGGATTGCATTCTTCCAG CTCATTGGGATATTCCTGTCCTGCTGCTTGTCTCGATACATAACCAACAACCAGTACGAGATGGTCTAA